One region of Fragaria vesca subsp. vesca linkage group LG4, FraVesHawaii_1.0, whole genome shotgun sequence genomic DNA includes:
- the LOC101302831 gene encoding sugar transport protein 13-like, producing the protein MAGGFGAATGGTKFEAKITPLVIISCIMAASGGLMFGYDIGISGGVTSMPDFLKKFFPNVYKNQENPGLTGNYCKYDNQGLQMFTSSLYLAALIATFFASYTTKALGRKMTMLIAGILFLGGTGFNAVALNLAMLIIGRLLLGCGVGFANQAIPLFLSEVAPTRIRGALNILFQLNITIGILVANLINYGTSKLTTGYGWRISLGLAGVPALLLTLGSLIVVDTPHSLIERGKLEQGKSILRRIRGIENVEPEYEEILEANREAAQVKNPFQNLLKRRNRPTLVIGMMMQIFQQFTGINAIMFYAPVLFQTLGFKSDASLYSSVITGLVNVLSTVVSVVVVDKAGRRMLLIEAGIQMFLSQMGVAVIMGLKVKDHSNNLGHGLGILVLILVCSFVASFAWSWGPLGWLIPSETFAVEARSAGQSIAVFTNMLFTFVIAQAFLSMLCHMKAGIFIFFSSWVLVMTLFTIFFIPETKNIPIDEMNERVWKQHWYWKRFMDFYEDGPRDC; encoded by the exons ATGGCGGGGGGATTTGGCGCTGCGACAGGGGGCACAAAGTTCGAAGCAAAGATCACACCTCTGGTGATCATTTCTTGTATAATGGCAGCTAGCGGAGGCCTAATGTTTGGTTATGATATCGGAATTTCTG GGGGTGTTACGTCAATGCCAGACTTTCTGAAGAAATTCTTCCCGAATGTTTATAAAAATCAAGAAAACCCAGGACTTACAGGAAATTATTGTAAATATGATAATCAAGGGTTACAGATGTTCACATCTTCATTGTACCTCGCGGCGTTAATAGCAACATTCTTTGCATCGTACACAACCAAAGCACTAGGTCGAAAGATGACTATGTTGATAGCAGGGATTTTATTCTTAGGTGGAACAGGTTTCAATGCCGTAGCTCTGAACCTCGCCATGCTCATTATTGGGAGGCTCTTACTTGGTTGTGGAGTCGGTTTTGCTAACCAG GCAATTCCACTCTTTCTTTCAGAAGTTGCACCCACAAGAATTCGTGGGGCACTTAACATACTCTTCCAACTCAATATCACCATTGGCATTCTCGTTGCAAATCTCATCAACTATGGAACTTCCAA ACTTACAACAGGATATGGGTGGAGAATATCACTGGGTTTAGCTGGCGTTCCGGCACTTCTACTAACCTTGGGGTCTCTTATTGTAGTAGACACTCCTCACAGTTTGATCGAACGAGGTAAGTTGGAGCAAGGAAAATCAATTCTTAGAAGAATCCGTGGTATTGAAAATGTGGAACCAGAATACGAGGAAATTCTTGAGGCAAATCGTGAGGCAGCGCAAGTCAAAAACCCCTTCCAGAATCTCCTAAAGCGTAGGAATAGGCCAACTTTGGTCATTGGAATGATGATGCAG ATCTTCCAACAATTTACAGGCATAAATGCGATCATGTTCTACGCTCCAGTTTTGTTCCAGACTTTGGGATTTAAGAGTGATGCCTCCCTCTACTCATCTGTAATAACGGGACTTGTCAATGTTCTCTCAACTGTTGTATCAGTTGTCGTTGTGGACAAAGCTGGTCGTCGAATGCTCTTGATCGAAGCGGGGATTCAAATGTTCCTTTCTCAAATGGGAGTTGCCGTAATTATGGGACTTAAAGTTAAGGATCATTCTAACAACCTCGGACATGGCTTGGGAATTCTAGTGTTGATTTTGGTTTGTAGTTTTGTAGCGTCGTTCGCATGGTCTTGGGGTCCTCTTGGGTGGTTGATCCCTAGTGAGACATTCGCTGTTGAGGCTCGCTCGGCTGGGCAAAGTATTGCTGTTTTCACCAACATGCTCTTCACATTCGTTATAGCACAAGCCTTCCTTTCGATGCTTTGCCACATGAAGGCTGGCATATTCATTTTCTTCTCATCTTGGGTCCTTGTCATGACGCTTTTTACTATTTTCTTTATTCCTGAGACCAAGAATATTCCCATTGATGAAATGAATGAAAGAGTGTGGAAGCAACACTGGTACTGGAAGAGATTTATGGATTTTTATGAAGATGGACCTAGAGACTGTTGA
- the LOC101303119 gene encoding sugar transport protein 13-like, with amino-acid sequence MAGGFGATTGGTEFEAKITPLVIISCIMAASGGLMFGYDIGISGGVTSMPDFLKEFFPTVYKNQQNPTLSGNYCKYDNQGLQMFTSSLYLAALIATFFASYTTKALGRKVTMLIAGILFLVGTSFNAAAINLAMLIIGRLLLGCGVGFANQAIPLFLSEVAPTRIRGALNILFQLNITIGILVANLINYGTSKLTTGYGWRISLGLAGVPALLLTIGSLIVVDTPSSLIERGKLEQGKAVLRRIRGVNNVEPEYLEIVEANRAAAEIKNPFQNLLKRRNRPTLVIAMMMQIFQQFTGINAIMFYAPVLFQTLGFKSDASLYSAVITGLVNVLSTVVSVVLVDKAGRRMLLIEAGLQMFLSQMGVAIIMGLKVKDFTNNLGHGLGILVLILVCSFVASFAWSWGPLGWLIPSETFAVEARSAGQSIAVFTNMLFTFVIAQAFLSMLCHMKASIFVFFSAWVLVMTLFTIFLIPETKNIPLDEMTERVWKQHWYWKRFMDDYEDEPMGKGQV; translated from the exons ATGGCGGGGGGATTCGGCGCTACAACGGGTGGCACAGAATTCGAAGCGAAGATCACACCTCTTGTGATCATTTCTTGTATAATGGCAGCTAGCGGAGGCCTAATGTTTGGTTATGATATCGGAATTTCAG GGGGTGTTACGTCGATGCCAGACTTTTTGAAGGAATTTTTCCCGACTGTTTACAAAAATCAACAAAACCCTACACTTTCTGGAAATTACTGTAAATACGATAATCAAGGGTTACAAATGTTCACGTCTTCATTGTACCTCGCGGCTTTGATAGCAACATTCTTTGCATCATACACAACAAAAGCACTAGGTCGAAAGGTGACCATGTTGATAGCTGGGATTTTATTTTTAGTCGGGACAAGTTTTAATGCCGCAGCTATCAATCTTGCCATGCTCATTATCGGGAGGCTCTTACTTGGTTGTGGAGTCGGTTTTGCTAACCAG GCAATTCCACTCTTTCTTTCGGAAGTTGCACCCACAAGAATTCGTGGGGCACTTAACATACTCTTCCAGCTCAATATCACCATTGGCATTCTCGTCGCAAATCTCATCAACTATGGAACTTCCAA ACTTACAACGGGATATGGATGGAGAATATCACTGGGTTTGGCTGGAGTTCCGGCACTTCTACTAACTATTGGGTCTCTTATCGTAGTAGATACTCCTAGCAGTTTGATTGAACGAGGCAAGTTAGAGCAAGGAAAAGCAGTTCTTAGAAGAATCCGTGGTGTTAACAATGTTGAACCAGAATACTTGGAGATAGTTGAGGCAAATCGTGCAGCAGCTGAGATCAAAAACCCTTTCCAAAATCTCCTAAAGCGTAGGAATAGGCCGACTTTGGTCATTGCAATGATGATGCAG ATCTTCCAACAATTTACAGGCATCAACGCGATCATGTTTTACGCTCCAGTTTTGTTCCAGACTTTGGGATTCAAGAGTGATGCCTCCCTTTACTCAGCCGTAATAACAGGACTTGTCAATGTTCTCTCAACCGTTGTATCAGTTGTTCTTGTCGACAAAGCTGGTCGCCGAATGCTCTTGATCGAAGCTGGGCTTCAAATGTTCCTTTCTCAAATGGGAGTTGCCATAATAATGGGACTTAAAGTTAAGGATTTTACTAACAACCTCGGACATGGCTTGGGAATTCTAGTGTTGATTTTGGTTTGCAGTTTTGTAGCATCTTTCGCATGGTCTTGGGGTCCTCTCGGGTGGTTGATCCCTAGTGAGACATTTGCAGTTGAAGCTCGCTCGGCTGGGCAAAGTATTGCTGTTTTTACCAACATGCTCTTCACATTTGTTATAGCACAAGCCTTCCTCTCAATGCTTTGTCACATGAAGGCTAGCATATTTGTTTTCTTCTCAGCTTGGGTCCTTGTCATGACACTTTTTACCATTTTCTTAATTCCTGAGACCAAGAATATTCCCTTAGATGAGATGACTGAGAGAGTGTGGAAGCAACACTGGTATTGGAAGAGATTCATGGATGACTATGAAGATGAACCCATGGGCAAGGGTCAAGTTTAA
- the LOC101303416 gene encoding sugar transport protein 13-like: MAGGFGVTSPGGEDFEAKITPIVVISCILAASGGLMFGYDIGISGGVTSMPDFLKKFFPTVYKRQQVSGHNSNYCKYDNQYLQLFTSSLYLAALTASFFASYTTRKLGRKLTMLVAGIFFCVGTIFNAAAQNLAMLIIGRLLLGCGVGFGNQAVPLFLSEVAPSRIRGSLNILFQLNVTIGLLLANVINFGSSKVTGGWGWRLSLGLAGVPSVLLTIGALVVVDTPNSLIERGKLEQGKAVLKRIRGVQNVDPEFLELLEASRTAQEVKNPFRNLLKRKNRPQLIITVFLQFFQQFTGINAINFYAPVLFQTLGFKSDASLYSAVITGSCMVVGAIISIYLADRAGRRVLLLEGAIQMLVSHVGVTIILGLKLKETTSSLDRGMAILVVVLVCSFVGSFGWSWGPLAWLIASEIFPLETRSAGQSVTVGVNMFFTFVIAQAFLSMLCHLKFGIFLFFGVFVFIMFLFVLFLLPETKGVPIEEMTDVVWRQHWFWRRFIEDDCEDEPKGEGCA, encoded by the exons ATGGCGGGTGGATTTGGGGTGACTTCACCAGGAGGTGAAGATTTTGAAGCAAAAATCACGCCTATCGTCGTCATTTCTTGCATACTGGCTGCTAGCGGAGGCCTCATGTTTGGTTATGATATTGGTATTTCAG GGGGTGTTACATCTATGCCCGATTTTTTGAAGAAATTCTTTCCAACAGTCTATAAGAGGCAACAAGTTTCAGGACACAACAGCAATTACTGCAAATATGACAACCAATACCTACAGCTGTTCACATCTTCATTGTACCTTGCCGCTTTAACAGCATCATTCTTTGCTTCTTACACTACAAGAAAGCTTGGTCGAAAGTTGACCATGTTGGTTGCTGGGATTTTCTTTTGCGTTGGAACAATCTTTAATGCTGCAGCTCAAAACCTTGCCATGCTTATTATCGGGAGGCTCTTACTTGGTTGTGGAGTTGGTTTTGGTAACCAG GCAGTACCTCTTTTCCTTTCTGAGGTTGCACCTTCAAGGATTCGTGGGTCTCTTAACATACTCTTCCAGCTCAATGTCACCATTGGACTTCTCTTAGCAAACGTTATCAATTTTGGAAGTTCCAA GGTGACAGGGGGCTGGGGATGGAGGCTGTCATTGGGTTTGGCTGGTGTTCCATCAGTTCTCTTAACGATTGGGGCTCTTGTTGTGGTGGATACTCCTAACAGTTTGATTGAACGAGGCAAGTTAGAGCAAGGAAAAGCAGTCCTTAAAAGAATTCGTGGTGTTCAAAACGTTGATCCGGAGTTTTTAGAGCTTCTTGAGGCAAGTCGCACGGCTCAAGAAGTTAAAAATCCCTTCAGAAATCTGCTCAAGCGTAAGAACAGGCCTCAACTGATTATTACAGTGTTTTTGCAG TTCTTCCAGCAATTCACTGGCATTAATGCAATCAATTTCTACGCTCCAGTCTTATTCCAGACCTTGGGATTTAAAAGTGACGCTTCACTTTACTCAGCTGTTATAACAGGAAGCTGTATGGTGGTCGGAGCTATCATCTCAATCTACTTAGCAGACAGAGCTGGCCGTCGTGTGCTCTTGCTAGAAGGGGCTATCCAAATGTTGGTTTCTCATGTTGGTGTAACAATAATCCTTGGACTTAAACTGAAAGAGACTACAAGCAGCCTTGATCGCGGCATGGCGATTCTGGTGGTGGTGTTGGTGTGCTCCTTTGTGGGTTCGTTCGGATGGTCTTGGGGGCCTCTTGCCTGGCTGATAGCTAGCGAGATATTTCCGCTAGAGACTCGCTCCGCAGGCCAGAGTGTTACCGTCGGTGTCAACATGTTCTTCACATTTGTGATAGCACAAGCCTTCCTCTCAATGCTTTGTCACCTCAAGTTTGGCATATTCTTATTTTTCGGAGTTTTTGTATTCATCATGTTCTTGTTTGTGCTCTTCCTACTTCCTGAGACCAAGGGTGTACCTATTGAAGAGATGACTGACGTTGTATGGAGACAACATTGGTTTTGGAGGAGATTTATCGAGGACGATTGTGAAGATGAACCCAAGGGCGAGGGGTGTGCTTGA